In Planctomycetota bacterium, the following are encoded in one genomic region:
- a CDS encoding Dabb family protein yields MKRMLGAGILGLLLTAGCCPFTRVCPIHAQTTRGKVRHVVLFKFKAEATPQQIKAVEEGFRALPAKISGIRYFEWGTDISPEKLSDGFTHCFLVTFDTEKARDAYLPHPAHKAFVEVLKPILDKVLVVDYVAQR; encoded by the coding sequence ATGAAGAGGATGCTGGGCGCCGGGATTCTGGGGCTGCTGCTGACGGCGGGCTGCTGCCCGTTCACGCGGGTGTGCCCGATCCACGCGCAGACCACGCGAGGCAAGGTGCGGCACGTGGTGCTGTTCAAGTTCAAGGCCGAGGCCACGCCGCAGCAGATCAAGGCGGTGGAGGAGGGCTTCCGCGCGTTGCCGGCGAAGATCAGCGGAATCCGCTACTTCGAGTGGGGCACCGACATCAGCCCCGAGAAGCTCAGCGATGGCTTCACCCACTGCTTCCTGGTGACGTTCGACACCGAGAAGGCCCGGGACGCCTATCTGCCGCATCCCGCCCACAAGGCGTTCGTGGAGGTGCTCAAGCCCATCCTCGACAAGGTGCTGGTGGTGGACTACGTCGCCCAGCGGTAA
- a CDS encoding peptide transporter, producing MPEDTLGQVKYEIVPEGTPYQWGFSWNVVVAALFVGFVMMPGAIYLGLFMGQTYGGAAEWVTIILFIEIAKRSFVKLRTQEIIIMYWIAAGLAVMGPLQGLIWNQYLVQCPMSDGIHEQFPSWAVPARESSALLERTFVHRAWVVPLLLALLTYLIYNVNRLCLGYVLFRLTSDMERLPFPLAPVQAGGATALAETSSKREGWRWRVFSIGTIVGVLFGLVYVGVPILSSMFFTRRVEIIPIPWLDLTPYTGSILPATPVAMSMDLLAVVVGFVLPFWLVVGAFISAIAMTFIGTPLLYKYGILFNWNEGMSYVPTQISNSFDFWISFSIGTALVIFYVGVGATIRAVLRRRRERAARQAKGETLEAALPEGRGDIRLWKPLAIWATTQVVFVGLCKALVPDFPWWIPAIFGFVLSPMQSYINARMVGITGGSGSVSFPYLREASFYGAQLLTGKALGVPIWFAPMPIQDYGEAAGMFKQLELTRTKFGSVVYSLMLTFVVLWVCSFIYWSWIWKLDVIPSSTYPFVQKMWPLNATISCMWMRTTLPGGEGLANLQKILHVEYIGVGFAVGSAVFAVFSLFGVPTLVFYGMLTGIGQNAFMAFPQFLGAMLGRHYFAKRFGDLKWRAYAPILVAGYVCGVGLIGVTTVALKLISSAVKQTIF from the coding sequence TTGCCTGAGGACACTCTGGGACAGGTGAAGTACGAGATCGTTCCCGAGGGGACTCCCTACCAGTGGGGGTTCAGTTGGAACGTGGTGGTGGCCGCGCTGTTCGTGGGCTTCGTGATGATGCCCGGGGCGATCTATCTGGGCCTCTTCATGGGGCAGACGTACGGCGGCGCGGCCGAGTGGGTGACGATCATCTTGTTCATCGAAATCGCCAAGCGCAGCTTTGTGAAGCTGCGCACGCAGGAAATCATCATCATGTACTGGATCGCCGCCGGCCTGGCGGTGATGGGGCCCCTCCAGGGCCTCATCTGGAACCAGTACCTCGTCCAATGCCCGATGTCCGACGGCATCCACGAGCAGTTCCCTTCGTGGGCGGTGCCGGCCCGCGAGAGTTCCGCGCTCCTCGAGCGAACGTTCGTCCACCGGGCCTGGGTCGTGCCGCTGCTTCTCGCCCTGCTGACGTATCTCATCTACAACGTCAACCGCCTCTGCCTCGGCTACGTGCTGTTCCGCCTGACGAGCGACATGGAGCGGCTGCCCTTCCCGCTCGCGCCTGTGCAGGCGGGCGGCGCCACCGCGCTGGCCGAGACCTCCTCGAAGCGCGAGGGGTGGCGCTGGCGCGTCTTCTCGATTGGCACCATCGTGGGGGTGCTGTTCGGCCTCGTTTACGTCGGCGTCCCAATCCTCTCCAGCATGTTCTTCACCCGCAGGGTGGAGATCATCCCGATCCCGTGGCTGGACCTCACGCCCTACACAGGGAGCATTCTGCCGGCCACCCCGGTAGCCATGAGCATGGACCTGCTGGCGGTGGTGGTGGGGTTCGTGCTGCCGTTCTGGCTGGTGGTGGGGGCGTTCATCAGCGCGATTGCGATGACGTTCATCGGCACCCCGCTGCTCTACAAGTACGGCATTCTCTTCAACTGGAACGAGGGAATGTCGTACGTGCCCACGCAGATCAGCAACTCGTTCGACTTCTGGATCAGCTTCTCGATCGGCACTGCGCTGGTGATCTTCTATGTGGGGGTGGGGGCGACCATCCGCGCCGTCTTGCGGCGCCGGCGCGAGCGCGCGGCGCGCCAGGCGAAGGGCGAGACGCTGGAGGCCGCCCTTCCCGAGGGCCGGGGCGATATCCGGCTGTGGAAGCCGCTGGCGATCTGGGCGACCACCCAGGTGGTCTTCGTCGGGCTGTGCAAGGCGCTGGTCCCCGACTTCCCCTGGTGGATTCCCGCGATCTTCGGCTTCGTGCTCTCGCCGATGCAGTCGTACATCAACGCGCGGATGGTGGGCATCACGGGCGGCAGCGGCAGCGTGTCGTTCCCGTATCTTCGCGAGGCATCGTTCTACGGCGCCCAACTCCTCACGGGCAAAGCCCTCGGCGTCCCCATCTGGTTCGCCCCGATGCCGATCCAGGACTACGGCGAGGCCGCCGGCATGTTCAAGCAGCTCGAGCTCACCCGCACGAAGTTCGGCAGCGTGGTCTACTCGCTGATGTTGACGTTCGTGGTGTTGTGGGTGTGCAGCTTCATCTACTGGTCGTGGATCTGGAAGCTCGACGTCATCCCGTCGTCCACGTACCCGTTCGTGCAGAAGATGTGGCCGTTGAACGCCACGATCAGTTGCATGTGGATGCGCACCACGCTGCCCGGGGGCGAGGGGTTGGCGAACCTCCAGAAGATCCTGCACGTCGAGTACATCGGGGTCGGATTCGCCGTGGGCTCTGCCGTGTTCGCCGTGTTCAGCCTGTTCGGTGTGCCGACCCTCGTTTTCTACGGCATGCTCACGGGCATCGGGCAGAACGCGTTCATGGCGTTCCCGCAATTCCTCGGGGCCATGCTCGGGCGCCACTACTTCGCGAAGCGGTTCGGGGATCTCAAGTGGCGCGCCTACGCGCCCATTCTCGTGGCGGGCTACGTCTGCGGGGTGGGGTTGATCGGCGTGACCACGGTGGCCCTCAAGCTCATCTCCTCGGCAGTCAAGCAGACGATTTTCTGA
- a CDS encoding thymidylate synthase — translation MPRTHGGHLPVIHVSAGNLPQAWERAVVALWEQGVDIRTEYDRRDRQGNYLDPPSRDCTMIVEVTHPFAEPRIHKNFPGGPAELEVYRQEVVEGIHDHWVDPSDPDKWTYTYHERLFAYKPTVDLENPRAKHLPPVNQIEYVIRKAVEATHSRRIQAITWMPTADPQTVDPPCLQRLWFRLLPDDDGQLLLNLNTHWRSRDAYKAWFMNAYALTDLQQRIAAEVSRRLGQRVGVGSYVDISDSFHLYGSYFGEFEPELEKMRSDPDYTKRAWPSDHPAVAMMFEETRARLKADPDFMKSK, via the coding sequence GTGCCGCGGACCCACGGTGGCCATCTTCCGGTGATCCACGTGAGTGCGGGGAACCTCCCCCAGGCGTGGGAGCGCGCCGTAGTCGCCCTCTGGGAGCAGGGGGTGGACATCCGCACAGAGTACGACCGTCGCGACAGGCAGGGCAACTACCTGGACCCCCCGAGCCGCGACTGCACGATGATCGTCGAGGTCACCCACCCGTTCGCCGAGCCGCGGATTCACAAGAACTTCCCAGGCGGGCCTGCCGAACTCGAGGTGTACCGCCAGGAGGTCGTCGAGGGGATTCACGACCACTGGGTGGACCCGTCCGACCCCGACAAGTGGACCTACACGTACCACGAGCGGCTCTTCGCCTACAAGCCCACGGTGGACCTCGAGAATCCCAGGGCCAAGCATCTGCCGCCCGTGAACCAGATCGAGTATGTGATCCGAAAGGCCGTGGAGGCGACTCACAGCCGCCGCATCCAGGCCATCACGTGGATGCCCACGGCGGACCCGCAGACCGTTGACCCCCCGTGCCTCCAGCGCCTGTGGTTCCGGCTGCTCCCCGACGACGACGGCCAACTTCTGCTGAACCTGAACACCCACTGGCGCAGCCGCGATGCCTACAAGGCCTGGTTCATGAACGCCTATGCGCTCACCGACCTCCAGCAGCGGATCGCCGCCGAGGTTTCGCGGCGGCTGGGCCAGCGCGTGGGCGTCGGTTCGTATGTGGACATTTCCGACTCCTTCCACCTCTACGGCAGCTATTTCGGCGAGTTCGAGCCCGAGCTGGAGAAGATGCGCAGCGACCCCGACTACACGAAGCGCGCCTGGCCGAGCGACCATCCGGCCGTGGCGATGATGTTCGAGGAGACCCGCGCCCGGCTCAAGGCGGACCCCGACTTCATGAAATCCAAGTGA
- the ispG gene encoding flavodoxin-dependent (E)-4-hydroxy-3-methylbut-2-enyl-diphosphate synthase yields the protein MLPRRATRTVHKGSVPLGSGHPIAVQSMTNTPTADIAATVAQIHELEALGCEIIRVAVPDRAAAEAIGAISRQIRIPLVADIHFSHRLALAAIEAGAAAIRINPGNLRHREHVDEIVLAAKARGMAIRIGVNSGSIRPREGLEVAADESALVPLMVEQTMAYVRQFEELGFRDIVLSLKTSDVLTTVDAYRAVARQCEYPLHLGVTAAGPPGIGTIKSAVALGILLNEGIGDTVRVSLTGPPHREVEVAYDILASLGLRERRHPEIISCPTCGRCQIDLAALTEQVAAALQGAPASLRVAVMGCVVNGPGEAKDADIGIAGGKGVGYLFRRGKLIREVPADRLAGELAAEIATIQEKGDLG from the coding sequence GTGCTCCCACGCCGCGCCACCCGCACCGTCCACAAGGGTTCCGTTCCGCTCGGCTCCGGCCACCCGATCGCCGTCCAGTCCATGACCAATACGCCGACGGCGGATATAGCGGCCACGGTGGCGCAGATTCACGAGTTGGAGGCGTTGGGCTGCGAGATCATCCGCGTGGCGGTGCCCGACCGTGCCGCGGCCGAGGCGATCGGCGCCATCAGCCGCCAGATCAGGATTCCCCTGGTGGCCGACATTCACTTCAGCCACCGCCTCGCGCTGGCCGCCATCGAGGCGGGCGCCGCCGCCATCCGCATCAATCCGGGGAACCTGAGACACCGCGAGCACGTGGACGAGATCGTGCTCGCGGCCAAGGCGCGTGGCATGGCCATTCGCATCGGCGTCAACTCCGGCTCGATCCGCCCGCGCGAGGGGCTCGAGGTGGCGGCGGACGAGTCGGCCCTCGTGCCGCTGATGGTCGAGCAGACGATGGCCTATGTGCGCCAGTTCGAGGAACTCGGTTTTCGCGACATCGTGCTCTCGCTGAAGACCTCCGACGTGTTGACGACCGTGGACGCCTACCGGGCCGTGGCCCGCCAGTGCGAGTACCCGCTGCACCTGGGCGTCACGGCCGCCGGGCCGCCGGGCATCGGAACCATCAAGTCGGCGGTCGCCCTCGGCATCCTGCTCAACGAGGGCATTGGGGACACGGTTCGCGTGTCGCTCACCGGCCCTCCGCACCGAGAGGTGGAGGTTGCCTACGATATCCTGGCCTCGCTGGGGCTTCGTGAGCGGCGTCACCCCGAAATCATCTCGTGTCCCACGTGCGGCCGCTGCCAGATTGACCTTGCGGCGCTCACGGAGCAAGTGGCGGCCGCTCTCCAGGGCGCGCCGGCCTCGTTGCGGGTGGCCGTGATGGGCTGCGTCGTGAATGGCCCTGGGGAGGCCAAAGATGCCGACATCGGCATTGCGGGGGGCAAGGGGGTTGGCTACTTGTTCCGGCGGGGGAAGCTCATCCGGGAGGTTCCCGCCGACCGGCTGGCGGGCGAGTTGGCCGCCGAGATCGCAACCATACAGGAGAAAGGAGACCTCGGATGA
- a CDS encoding FGGY-family carbohydrate kinase, with translation MSVLGLDIGTTGTKAVVFAEDGAILSSAYQEYPLLFPRPGWAEIDSAAIWKAVRRVVAEAAGTSRDKVQALSVTCFGESFMPVAKNGTPLYNTILSFDARAEAQAQQLTDSLGRREIFQLTGMPQHSSYTVNKAMWLRDHEPEVFRKTWKFMLWEDFFFLKLGLEPRIDYSLIGRTLALNVRTRRWADPVLEAAGLAPAMFATPCLSGEVVGEITRKVARSLGLPTGAKVVAGAHDQPACALGAGVLDPGVSTDTTGTVECMTIAMAEPVLTDAMLAANHCVYPHCAPGRYVSLAFLYTAGSILRWFRDQFGAEALAEARKRKRDVYDLLISRAPDGPIDLFLLPHFQGSGTPYLDSSSRGVLAGLTLNTTPEAITRAILDGVAYEMRVNLDSVRSGGLKVQKFNAIGGGSRSDRWCQAKADITGLPVDALDVSEAGCLGVAMLAGVAAGVWPSLEDAVRQLVRVRKSFTPKAETHKLYDRAFRVYRQLYRSCADVNHSISALAAELHELRRSK, from the coding sequence ATGAGCGTTCTGGGCTTGGACATCGGCACCACGGGCACCAAAGCGGTCGTGTTCGCCGAGGATGGGGCGATCCTGTCGTCGGCCTACCAGGAGTATCCCCTTCTCTTCCCGCGCCCGGGTTGGGCCGAGATTGATAGCGCCGCCATCTGGAAGGCTGTGCGCCGTGTGGTCGCGGAGGCCGCCGGCACGAGCCGCGATAAGGTGCAAGCGCTGAGCGTCACGTGCTTTGGGGAGTCATTCATGCCGGTTGCCAAGAATGGCACACCGCTTTACAACACCATCCTCTCCTTCGATGCGCGCGCCGAGGCCCAGGCGCAGCAACTCACCGACAGCCTCGGCCGACGCGAGATTTTCCAGCTCACCGGCATGCCCCAGCACTCCAGCTATACAGTCAACAAGGCCATGTGGCTCAGGGACCATGAGCCCGAGGTGTTCCGCAAGACCTGGAAGTTCATGCTCTGGGAGGACTTCTTCTTCCTCAAGCTGGGGCTCGAACCCAGGATTGACTACTCGCTCATAGGCCGGACGCTGGCGCTGAACGTCCGCACGCGCCGTTGGGCCGACCCCGTGTTGGAGGCCGCGGGGCTCGCCCCCGCGATGTTCGCCACGCCGTGCCTCTCGGGCGAGGTGGTCGGCGAGATCACCCGTAAGGTGGCCCGCTCTCTCGGCCTCCCCACGGGCGCCAAGGTCGTCGCAGGAGCTCACGACCAGCCCGCCTGCGCCCTGGGAGCCGGCGTGCTGGACCCCGGGGTCAGCACCGACACGACGGGAACTGTGGAATGCATGACCATCGCCATGGCCGAGCCAGTGCTGACGGACGCGATGCTGGCGGCCAACCACTGCGTGTACCCGCACTGCGCGCCGGGCCGCTACGTGTCCCTGGCCTTCCTCTACACGGCGGGCAGCATCCTGCGATGGTTCCGAGACCAGTTCGGGGCCGAGGCCCTGGCCGAGGCCAGGAAACGCAAGCGGGACGTGTACGACCTCCTGATATCCAGAGCCCCCGACGGGCCGATCGACCTCTTCCTGCTCCCGCACTTCCAGGGCTCAGGCACGCCATACCTCGACTCCAGTTCGCGCGGGGTCCTGGCGGGTCTCACGCTCAACACCACCCCCGAGGCCATCACACGGGCGATCCTGGACGGTGTGGCCTACGAGATGCGTGTGAACCTCGACTCGGTGCGTTCGGGGGGGCTGAAGGTCCAGAAGTTCAACGCCATCGGCGGCGGCTCGCGTTCCGATCGCTGGTGCCAGGCGAAGGCCGACATCACGGGGCTGCCCGTGGACGCTCTCGACGTCTCGGAGGCCGGATGCCTCGGCGTCGCGATGCTGGCCGGCGTGGCTGCCGGGGTCTGGCCGTCACTCGAGGACGCTGTCCGCCAGCTTGTCCGGGTCCGTAAGTCCTTCACCCCCAAGGCCGAAACCCACAAGCTCTACGACCGGGCCTTCAGGGTCTACAGGCAGCTCTATCGGAGCTGCGCCGACGTCAACCACAGCATCTCGGCCCTTGCGGCGGAGTTGCACGAGTTGCGCCGCAGCAAGTAG
- a CDS encoding HEAT repeat domain-containing protein: MRLLALICIVAVAVGALGGASPDAASVVNRLKSHEATYDDWPPILEAGAAAVPELKKLLADGRDAVRAAAAVLLYRLGETGTLDALDKLLESGDAAARAEAADALAAFTGGPAASGVGLAAWRAWWKANRQGVEAPSARGSLHGKVLGVDPSTGLVATNVGARHGARREMRLNVRRGGEAVCILEIVFATPKGSVGRIIPFSNRATPQPGDTCFSSSAKGE, translated from the coding sequence ATGCGCCTTCTTGCGCTCATTTGCATTGTCGCCGTCGCGGTGGGTGCCCTGGGCGGCGCCTCTCCCGACGCGGCATCGGTGGTGAACAGGCTGAAGTCGCACGAGGCGACCTACGACGACTGGCCCCCGATCCTCGAGGCGGGCGCCGCGGCCGTGCCCGAGCTGAAGAAGCTCCTCGCGGACGGCCGTGACGCGGTACGGGCCGCCGCCGCCGTGCTGCTGTACCGGCTCGGCGAGACGGGCACCCTCGATGCCTTGGATAAGCTGCTGGAATCGGGGGATGCGGCGGCTCGGGCGGAGGCCGCGGACGCCCTGGCCGCCTTCACCGGCGGCCCGGCGGCGTCAGGCGTCGGGCTGGCCGCCTGGCGGGCCTGGTGGAAAGCCAACCGGCAGGGGGTGGAGGCGCCCTCGGCGCGCGGGTCCCTGCACGGCAAGGTCTTGGGTGTGGACCCCTCGACGGGGCTCGTGGCCACCAACGTGGGCGCGCGGCACGGCGCCCGGCGCGAGATGCGGCTCAACGTGCGCCGGGGCGGCGAGGCCGTGTGCATCCTGGAGATCGTGTTCGCCACGCCCAAGGGCTCCGTGGGGCGGATCATCCCCTTCAGCAACCGGGCGACGCCGCAGCCCGGGGACACCTGTTTCTCATCGAGCGCCAAGGGAGAGTAG